The nucleotide window gtttcctgcctatctttccactccttaccctccccccattgtccaggcgatggatgtttttaagagaatcctcaaattcaaaccaagactcaccacacccactgacctttctataaaaatttacaaggagtttgctgcagagctagcaacaccgctaagCTCCATAattccataataaacgcctctctctcccaacacacTTGCCccacggactggaagacatcttacgtcacccccatcccaaaaatttccagtccacagtcactcattGACCTCAAGCCAGCCACTATCACCCCCATCCtcagccttatttgtgaagattttgtgtatgactgggactactccaaaatttgtaataccgtggatatcagacagtttggaaatattaaagccacctccacctcccattacctgaccaggttccttgaattcatccacagccacctcagCAAGCGAaaacctctctagctgttgcttttgtggacttcaaaaaagcctttgatcttgttgatcacactgttgtcatcagcaaggcaataagtctgggtctccctcctaacctggtagcgtggctagccgacttcctcacagggaggtgtcaggccgttcgctatcagggctctgtctctaatttccaacagctgacatgtggtgtcccccaggggaccaagatgggtccactatgcttcctcctcctcattaacgacgcccttaCTGACatcccccatcgctggaagtatgtggacgactgcatcgtgggcgtcccagtttccaacaagaatccggactactcgccactgcaagcaattctggagtaACTGCAGACGTGGGcaaaggagagcaggatgaccatcaaccacagcaaaactgtggtgatgcatttctgtacctcctctataccagtgccccctccccaactCACAGTGGGCTCTCatcccctccaggtggtccgatgtgccaagcttctcggagtcacggtggacgaccagctgacctggaagcagcatgtcgccagcaccgtaagatccgctacctacaggctgtacatgctgcgtaGACTCAAGTCGCTGGGGAAGCCGACAGACGAGTTACGGGGgatgtacctcaccttcatccttcccaaactcatgtatgcccCCCCCAGCGtagtcctcctccctcacacacacaatcaacagctacagctggagagtgtgcagaaaagggcgtgcagggtcatccttggtcctgcctacaccacctataatgaagccctgaccaccctgagtctgtccagactatccaccaggcatcgagaggctctggagaagtttggaaggggactgctgcatcatccacgtctcagacacatgctgccgcctgacgcgcctcgcccggtctgtgccaccagacactacagcaagataacgcccctaaaggcgccgcgcacggaccggtacagactcagcgcgattcccaccatggtgcgagccatcaatcaatagtaattcccttctagattagacttagctttaggataaatgctaagtatttccccaccccttcCGTACATTGAGTTTGTTAACTGTCTGAAGAaaaaaccgtttattattattattattattattattattattattgttattattattattattattattattattattattattatcattattattataggtaaGCACACTTTACACATTTATATACAtacttattttaatttctttcttgtttgtgaCCTGCGTGTCACCGACATGATGTTTTGTTTGCTGTGAGGGCGCAGCTTATATTGCATGGCCAAGCCATATTatagtgttgttatttattcatgtataaaCACGCTTCTCGTCTCCCTTGCTCCTCAGTTAAAATCTGGCCCTGGCAGCTGGCGCTCACTTGTACCTACCTAGTTTATATTAATATACGGCAGTCTttgtacatacgagtacatgttTCCCTGGCACCCTCCGCAGCACCCTGGACACACCATGGGCAACTGTACaagcaaaaaacaaattaaaactagcatagcagcagcaacagcaacaacaacaacaacagcagcaacaacaacaacaacaacaacagcaataatgataataacaacaacaacaacagcaacaacaacaacaacaacaacaacaacaacaacaataataacaacaacaacaacaacaacaacaataataacaacaacaacaacaacaacaacaacaacagcaacaataataacaacaacaacaacaacaacaacaacaacaacaacagcaataataataataacaacaacaacaacagcaataataataataacaacaacaacagcaataattataataacaacaacaacaataataataataataataataacaacaacaacaacaataataataataataataacaacaacaacaacagcaataataataacaacaacaacaacaacaacaacaacaacaacaacaacaataacaataataaaaataacaacaacaacaacaacaacagcaataataataataataacaacaacaacaacaacagcaataataataataataacaacaaaaacaacaacaacaataataataataacaacaacaacaacaaaaacaacaacaacaacaataataataacaacaacaacaacaacagcaacagcaataataataacaacaacaacaacagcaataataataacaacaacaacaacaacaacagcaataataataacaacaacaacaacaacaacagcaataataataacaaaaacaacaacaacagcaataataataacaacaacaacaacaacaacaacagcaataataataaaaacaacaacagcaataataataacaacaacaacaacaacaacagcaataataacaacatcaacaacaacaacagcaataataataacaacaacaacaacaacagcaataataataacaacaacaacaacaacaacaacaacaacaacagcaataataacaacaacaacaacaacaacaacaacaacaacaacaacaacaacagcagcagcaataataacatcaacaacaacaacaaccacaacaacaacaacaacagcaataataacaacaacaacaacaacaacaacaacaacagcaataataataataacaacaacaacaacaacaacagcaataataataataacaacagtagcaacaacaacaacagcaataataataataataacaacaacaacaacagcaataataataataacaacagtagcaacaacaacaacagcaataattaaaataacagtagcaacaacaacaacaacaacagcaataataataacgacaacaacaataataataacaacaacagtagcaacaataataacaataacagtagaaacaacaacaacaacaacaacaacaacaacaacagtagcaacaataataacaacaacagtagcaacaataataacaacaacagtagcaacaataacaacaacaacaacaacaacaataataatagcaacaacagtggcaacaataacaacaacaacaacaacaataataatagcaacaacagtagcaacaataacaacaacaataataataataacaacagtagcaacaataacaacaacaacaacaacaataataataacaacaacagtaacaacaataacaacaacaacaacaataataataatgacaacaatagtagcaacaataataacaacaacagcaataataataacaacaacaacaacaacaacagcaataataataacaacaacaacaacaacagcaataataataacaacaacaacaacaacaacaacagcaataataataaaaacaacaacaacagcaataataataacaacaacaacaacaacaacaacaacaacagcaataataacaacatcaacaacaacaacagcaataataataacaacaacaacaacaatagcaataataataataacaacaacaacaacaacaacaacaacagcaataataacaacaacaacaacaacaacaacaacaacaacaacaacaacaacaacaacaacaacaacaacaacagcagcagcaataataacatcaacaacaacaacaaccacaacaacaacaacaacagcaataataacaacaacaacaacaacaacaacaacaacagcagcaataataataataacaacaacaacaacaacagcaataataataataacaacagtagcaacaacaacaacagcaataataataataataacaacaacaacaacaacagcaataataataataacaacagtagcaacaacaacagcaataattaaaataacagtagcaacaacaacaacaacaacagcaataataataacgacaacaacaataataataacaacaacagtagcaacaataataacaataacagtagaaacaataacaacaacaacaacaacaacaacaacaacaacagtagcaacaataataacaacaacagtagcaacaataataacaacaacaatagcaacaataacaacaacaacaacaacaataataatagcaacaacagtggcaacaataacaacaacaacaacaacaataataatagcaacaacagtagcaacaataacaacaacaataataataataacaacagtagcaacaataacaacaacaacaacaacaataataataacaacaacagtaacaacaataacaacaacaacaataataataataatgacaacaatagtagcaacaataataacaacaacaacaacaacaacaacaacaacaacaacaacaataataataacaagaacagtagcaacaataacaacaacaacaacaacaataataataacaacaacagtagcaacaaaaacaacaacaataataataacaacaacagtagcaacaataacaacaacaacaacaacaacaacaataataataacaacaacagtagcaacaataacaacaacaacaacaacaataataatgacaacaacagtagcaacaataacaacagtagcaacaataataacaacaacaacagtagcaacaaaaacaacaacaataataataataacaataacaacagtagcaacaataacaacaacaacaacaacaacaacaacaacaacaataataataataataacaacaacaacaacagtagcaacaacaacaacaacaacaacaacaacaacaacaacaacaacaacaacaacaataataataataacagtaataacaacagcagcaagaacaacaacaacaacaacaacaacaacaacaacaacaacaacaacaacagtagcaacaataaaaacaataataataataacagtaataacaacagcagcaagaacaacaacaacaacaacaacaacaacaacaacaacaacagtagcaacaataacattaataataataacaacaacaacaacagtagcaacaataacaacaacaacaacaataataataacaacaacagtagcaacaataacaacaacaacaacagcaacaatattaacaacaacaacagcagtagcaacaataacaacaacaacaataacaataataacaacaacagcagtagcaacaataacaacaacaacaataacaacaataacaacaacagtaacaacaataacaacaacaacaacaacaacaacaacaacaacaacaacaacagtagcaacaataacagcaataacaataataataacaa belongs to Scylla paramamosain isolate STU-SP2022 chromosome 29, ASM3559412v1, whole genome shotgun sequence and includes:
- the LOC135115227 gene encoding uncharacterized protein LOC135115227; amino-acid sequence: MLLLLLLLLLLLLLLLLLFLLLLLLLLLLLLFLLLLLLLLLLLLLLLLLLLLFLLLLLLLLLLLLLLLLLLLLLLLLLLLLLLLLLLLLLLLLLLLLLLLLLLLLLLLLLLLLLLLLLLFLLLLLLLLLLLLLLLLLLLLLSLLLLLLLLLLLLLLLLLLLLLLLLLLLLLLLLLLLLLLLFLLLLLLLLLLLLLLLLLLLLFLLLLLLLLLLLLLLLLLLLLLLLLLSLLLLLLLLLLLLLLLLLLLLLLLLLLLLLLLLLLLLLLLLLLLLLLLLLLLLLLLLPLLLLLLLLLLLLLLLLLLLLLLLLLLLLLLLLLLLLLLLLLLLLLFLLLLLLLLLLLLLLLLLLSLLLLLLLLLLLLLLF